In Oreochromis niloticus isolate F11D_XX linkage group LG5, O_niloticus_UMD_NMBU, whole genome shotgun sequence, a single window of DNA contains:
- the LOC102080139 gene encoding uncharacterized protein LOC102080139, giving the protein MFSAVASCLFSLNKFCKMTITQFNLAVAVFSFIMTGHLLFAILMNMLFLTVSSHEYQVQALLPPTLTVSTAVISETDSVTLHCQAPAPASVHHCYFYTGEQQGNKGISCLQTLTGTELLFMSHQRSPAEVKVRCFYTVEDGSVNSPSVHSNSSSISIQSQKPEMSVQHFDGESVLITCSLPGSVKHDTRCNLYFGEASHPVLNLTVSKESSRKTKQRFCQFYVSVADFLRHLHFVQQKDASCDYSLENEPNSLSPRSDRYSLKDIVEKEPPVTVMKSSFSATADIMERESTMIDTKPSSTLTVVTTTNLNHATNMTSATTKAEDMTSGRSNTVDHTFEKPVNKTNTGESSPSTPSASTFTTSGTSPSGTWTLTVVLVVVGFGVTVGVILLVLMILRSKRRNDRYSPKRFKAKTTDDFVCMTNTDHGGMPLVSNDGAYSVITSVAAVRCTTGAEKLNREEFKHDESDVYHVYATISGERATPVPQDMTYSMLQAH; this is encoded by the exons ATGTTCAGTGCTGTTGCTTCCTGTCTTTTTAGTTTGAACAAGTTCTGCAAAATGACAATCACTCAGTTCAATTTGGCTGTTGCAGTATTCAGCTTCATCATGACTGGACACCTGCTGTTTGCCATCCTCATGA acatgttatttCTGACAGTTTCCTCTCATGAGTATCAAGTCCAAG CTCTTCTTCCACCAACACTGACAGTGAGCACAGCAGTGATCTCAGAGACAGACTCAGTCACGTTACACTGTCAGGCACCAGCACCTGCCTCAGTTCATCACTGTTATTTTTATACTGGGGAGCAACAAGGTAACAAAGGCATCTCATGTCTGCAGACACTGACAGGAACTGAACTGCTGTTTATGTCACATCAGAGATCACCTGCTGAGGTCAAAGTCAGATGTTTTTACACAGTGGAGGACGGATCTGTGAATTCTCCTTCAGTGCACAGTAACTCATCCTCCATCAGCATACAAA GTCAAAAACCAGAGATGAGTGTTCAGCATTTTGATGGGGAATCTGTTCTCATCACTTGCTCTCTGCCTGGATCTGTGAAACATGATACAAGATGTAATCTGTACTTTGGAGAAGCAAGTCATCCAGTCCTGAATCTAACTGTCTCaaaggaaagcagcagaaaaaccAAACAGAGGTTCTGCCAGTTTTATGTCTCAGTTGCTGATTTTTTGAGGCATTTACATTTTGTTCAGCAAAAAGATGCCAGCTGTGATTACAGTTTGGAAAATGAACCCAACTCTTTGTCACCTCGCAGTGATCGATACAGCTTGAAAG ATATTGTGGAAAAAGAACCACCAGTGACTGTcatgaaatcatcattttccGCGACCGCAG ACATTATGGAAAGAGAATCAACAATGATCGACACAAAACCATCATCTACTCTAACCGTGG taactACTACTAATCTAAACCATGCAACTAATATGACCTCTGCAACCACAAAAGCTGAGGACATGACATCAGGAAGGAGTAACACAG tagATCACACATTTGAAAAacctgtaaataaaacaaacactg GAGAATCAAGTCCCAGCACACCCAGTGCTTCCACTTTTACCACTTCTGGGACCTCACCATCAG GAACGTGGACACTGACTGTTGTGTTAGTCGTCGTTGGTTTCGGTGTAACTGTGGGCGTCATTTTACTGGTGCTGATGATTCTTAGATCTAAAAGAAGAAATG ACAGATATTCTCCAAAGAG GTTTAAAGCCAAAACCACag ATGACTTTGTATGCATGACAAATACTGACCATGGAGGAATG CCACTTGTAAGTAATGATGGAGCCTACAGTGTGATCACTTCAGTGGCTGCTGTCAGATGTACTACTG GTGCAGAGAAACTGAACAGAGAAGAGTTTAAACATGACGAG
- the h1m gene encoding linker histone H1M — MPPKRPPAHSTDPSESSTSEASVDEKPGKKSDAAPHPSTAIMVKEALQALDSRKGVSSQAILKYITEKYPSVDLARLKTLVRKNLKKGVENGTLVKPGNSSANTATRRFRLAPKTKPKAENAEPSVKKSPKAAKDGAKKPSKAGATKKKDAANGQTKSKEDSKPLRKSKDEEASTSKVAPAKKPKAKPTGDGEETAASTKTKAKKTKEAKPGKAKVAKADSTVASKSNRKRGTKSAD; from the exons ATGCCTCCCAAAAGGCCACCAGCGCACTCCACTGATCCGTCCGAATCGTCCACAAGCGAAGCGTCGGTGGATGAGAAGCCGGGAAAGAAATCAG ATGCTGCGCCTCATCCATCCACGGCGATCATGGTGAAAGAAGCACTTCAAGCGTTGGACTCGCGCAAAGGGGTTTCATCCCAGGCGATACTGAAGTATATCACAGAAAAATACCCGTCGGTGGATTTGGCGAGGCTGAAGACTTTAGTTCGGAAAAACCTGAAGAAGGGAGTGGAAAATGGGACGCTGGTGAAGCCTGGGAACTCCAGCGCGAATACGGCCACGAGGAGATTTAGG CTTGCACCGAAGACTAAACCAAAAGCCGAAAACGCAGAGCCCAGTGTGAAGAAGTCTCCAAAAGCAGCCAAGGATGGAGCCAAGAAGCCCAGCAAAGCGG GTGCCACAAAGAAGAAAGACGCTGCAAATGGACAAACAAAGTCTAAAGAG GACTCAAAGCCTCTCAGAAAGTCAAAGGATGAAGAGGCTTCTACATCAAAGGTTGCTCCAGCAAAGAAGCCAAAGGCTAAACCGACTGGGGATGGTGAGGAAACTGCTGCCTCGACCAAAACTAAAGCAAAGAAAACGAAGGAGGCAAAGCCTGGAAAGGCCAAGGTTGCCAAAGCGGACAGTACAGTGGCTTCTAAATCAAATAGAAAACGAGGAACAAAGTCTGCAGATTGA
- the LOC100708059 gene encoding transmembrane and coiled-coil domains protein 1, with protein sequence MCLNISTLERSLTPDYDSTMSLEASSSRECTCDHSEAFDDVLKYVGKLQESQSQLEEYFKNLNASYQRNYSLLFEDLQDLQNRRESLEERFIDLTEQYQNDVWNLKKELAATAEKSADRSFDATQDFYEVLEDCERRQFKLEQQQKEEDAGHPETRANTTAQTLLEKLIDVSLAFVTVLLVLMSTVSSWVAPFFKTALRMLCTLLFLILLSFLWRHWDVILEYHHLHFGN encoded by the exons ATGTGTCTCAACATATCAACGCTTGAGAGGTCACTGACACCCGACTACGACTCCACGATGTCACTTGAAGCCAG TAGCTCAAGGGAGTGCACTTGTGACCACAGCGAGGCCTTTGATGATGTACTCAAGTACGTCGGTAAGCTTCAGGAAAGCCAAAGCCAACTTGAGGAATACTTTAAAAACTTAAATGCGAGTTACCAACGAAACTACTCTTTGCTCTTTGAGGACCTTCAAGATCTACAGAACAG AAGGGAATCTTTAGAAGAGCGATTCATTGACTTGACAGAACAGTATCAGAATGACGTTTGGAACTTGAAAAAAGAGTTAGCCGCCACAGCAGAGAAGAGTGCTGATCGGTCTTTTGACGCAACACAAGATTTTTAT GAGGTGCTGGAGGATTGTGAGAGACGCCAGTTCAAgctggagcagcagcagaaagaagaGGACGCAGGGCATCCAGAGACACGGGCCAATACCACTGCACAGACACTACTTGAAAAACTAATCGATGTATCGCTAGCCTTTGTAACTGTGCTTTTGGTGCTGATGTCCACAGTGAGCAGCTGGGTGGCCCCATTTTTCAAGACAGCCCTTCGAATGCTTTGCACCCTGCTTTTTCTGATCCTTTTGTCTTTTCTGTGGAGGCACTGGGATGTTATTTTAGAGTATCACCATTTACACTTCGGCAATTAA
- the tmcc1b gene encoding transmembrane and coiled-coil domains protein 1b isoform X3 has product MRRDELLNGEMSCQRWKLDRYDALGPAISPNALPYGADGYDVVDSTPDPQRTKQAIAQLQQKILKLTEQIKIEQTARDDNVAEYLKLANNADKQQSARIKQVFEKKNQKSAQTIQQLQRKLEHYHRKLREVEHNGIPRQPKDVFRDMHQGLKDVGAKVTGGLSSFSQATHSAAGAVVSKPKEIANIIRNKFGSADNIAALKDSLDETQGDDGVGPGGARALGTGPLPSSPKYPSDDDCSSATSGSAGANSTPGAPGGPPSSKGNTLDHPQASGFDAILHEIQELRENQGRLEESFENLKAHYQRDYTMIMEGLQEERYRCERLEEQLNDLTELHQNEILNLKQELASMEEKIAYQSYERARDIQEALEACQTRISKMELQQQQQQVVQLEGLENATARTLLGKLINVLLAVMAVLLVFVSTVANCVVPLMKTRSRTLSTLLLVIILAILWRHWDAISEYMHRFLLHPR; this is encoded by the exons CTTGATCGTTACGATGCATTGGGCCCTGCTATATCACCCAATGCCCTCCCATACGGCGCAGATGGATATGATGTGGTTGACAGTACCCCAGACCCCCAGCGTACCAAGCAGGCCATTGCCCAACTGCAACAGAAGATTCTCAAGCTCACAGAACAAATCAAGATAGAACAAACTGCACGTGACGACAATGTGGCCGAATACCTGAAACTCGCCAATAATGCTGACAAACAGCAGAGTGCACGCATTAAACAGGTGTTCGAGAAGAAGAACCAAAAGTCGGCTCAGACTATCCAGCAGCTGCAGAGGAAGCTTGAGCACTACCACCGGAAGCTTCGAGAGGTGGAGCACAACGGCATCCCTCGCCAGCCCAAAGACGTTTTCCGAGACATGCATCAGGGCCTGAAGGACGTTGGAGCCAAg GTAACAGGAGGCCTCTCCAGCTTCTCTCAAGCAACTCATTCTGCAGCTGGAGCTGTGGTGTCCAAGCCGAAAGAAATAGCTAACATCATCCGTAACAAGTTTGGCAGTGCTGATAACATCGCAGCTCTGAAGGACTCTCTCGATGAAACCCAAGGAGATGATGGCGTTGGTCCTGGGGGAGCAAGGGCACTTGGAACAGGGCCCTTGCCATCCAGCCCAAAGTATCCCAGTGATGATGACTGCTCTAGTGCTACTTCTGGTTCTGCAGGAGCAAACAGCACCCCTGGTGCCCCAGGAGGCCCCCCCAGCTCTAAGGGCAACACCCTTGATCATCCACAAGCCTCAGGCTTTGATGCTATACTCCACGAGATCCAAGAGCTTCGGGAAAACCAAGGTCGACTCGAGGAGTCCTTTGAAAATTTAAAAGCCCACTATCAGCGGGACTACACTATGATCATGGAGGGGCTGCAAGAGGAACGATACAG GTGTGAACGTTTAGAAGAACAACTGAATGACTTGACAGAACTGCACCAGAATGAAATTTTGAACTTGAAACAAGAACTGGCGAGCATGGAGGAGAAGATCGCCTATCAGTCTTATGAACGAGCGAGAGACATACAG GAGGCGCTGGAGGCTTGTCAGACACGCATTTCCAAAatggagctgcagcagcagcaacagcaggtgGTGCAGCTGGAGGGTTTGGAGAATGCCACAGCGCGGACTCTTCTTGGAAAACTAATCAATGTGCTGCTAGCTGTGATGGCAGTCCTTTTGGTGTTTGTGTCCACAGTGGCTAACTGCGTCGTGCCCCTGATGAAAACCCGCAGCCGCACGCTTTCTACGTTGCTGCTCGTAATTATCCTCGCCATCCTCTGGAGGCACTGGGATGCCATTTCAGAGTATATGCATCGCTTTCTTCTGCACCCCAGATGA